CGTCGTTCCGACAAGGACGGCGTGCTGGCAAAGGTCGCTCACATTGAGTACGACCCGAACCGCACCGCGAACATTGCACTGCTGCACTACTTCGATGGCGAGAAGCGCTACATCATCGCGCCGAAGGGCCTGACCCAGGGCACGATCGTTGAGTCCGGCCCGAACGCCGACATCAAGGTGGGCAACAACCTGCCGCTGCGCAACATCCCGACCGGTACCACCATCCACTGCGTGGAGCTGAAGCCGGGCGCTGGTGCAAAGCTGGCACGTTCCGCAGGTACCTCCATCCAGCTTCTGGGTAAGGAAGGTTCCTACGCAGTGCTGCGTATGCCGTCCTCCGAAATCCGCCGCGTGGACATCCGCTGCCGCGCGACCGTCGGTGAGGTGGGCAACGCAGACCAGATCAACATCCGCTGGGGTAAGGCCGGCCGCATGCGTTGGAAGGGCTGGCGCCCGACCGTTCGTGGTGTGGTTATGAACCCGGTCGACCACCCGCACGGTGGTGGTGAGGGTAAGACCTCGGGTGGTCGCCACCCAGTGTCGCCGTGGGGCCAGAAGGAAGGCCGCACCCGCAACCCAAACCGTTACTCCAACAACATGATTGTGCGCCGCCGCCGCACGAAGAAGCGCTAAGAGGAGGTAAGTCAACATGCCACGCAGCCTGAAGAAGGGCCCGTTCGTCGATGAGCACCTCCTCAACAAGGTGGACGCTCAGAACGAGGCCGGCACCAAGCAGGTCATCAAGACCTGGTCTCGCCGCTCGACCATTCTCCCCGACTTCATCGGCCACACCTTCGCCGTCCACGACGGTCGTAAGCACGTGCCGGTGTTCGTCGACGAGTCCATGGTCGGCCACAAGCTCGGCGAGTTTGCACCAACCAAGACCTTTAAGGGTCACGTTAAGGAAACGAAGGGACGTCGATAAGCAATGGCTGACACGATCACCACTGCAT
Above is a genomic segment from Corynebacterium sp. CNCTC7651 containing:
- the rplB gene encoding 50S ribosomal protein L2, with the translated sequence MAIRKYKPTTPGRRNSSVSQFEEITRSEPEKTLLRPLPKKGGRNTHGHITTRHRGGGHKRRYRVIDFRRSDKDGVLAKVAHIEYDPNRTANIALLHYFDGEKRYIIAPKGLTQGTIVESGPNADIKVGNNLPLRNIPTGTTIHCVELKPGAGAKLARSAGTSIQLLGKEGSYAVLRMPSSEIRRVDIRCRATVGEVGNADQINIRWGKAGRMRWKGWRPTVRGVVMNPVDHPHGGGEGKTSGGRHPVSPWGQKEGRTRNPNRYSNNMIVRRRRTKKR
- the rpsS gene encoding 30S ribosomal protein S19 — translated: MPRSLKKGPFVDEHLLNKVDAQNEAGTKQVIKTWSRRSTILPDFIGHTFAVHDGRKHVPVFVDESMVGHKLGEFAPTKTFKGHVKETKGRR